From a single Callithrix jacchus isolate 240 chromosome 5, calJac240_pri, whole genome shotgun sequence genomic region:
- the SLC35G6 gene encoding LOW QUALITY PROTEIN: solute carrier family 35 member G6 (The sequence of the model RefSeq protein was modified relative to this genomic sequence to represent the inferred CDS: inserted 1 base in 1 codon), translated as MAPYFNLSDFTQPSLPSTPPNLPSHQRCQPSDATKGLLLALLCVGPPASFVGLFTRMAYQASHLPSLELLACQCLFHLPMALLLKLRGDPLLGPPDGRGRASFHALLSVVSTGCAYSAVQFVPAGTAATISKGSSTVCSTILALCLESQGLSGCDWCGLVGSTLRVIIIVGPGLGTLLKGTMGLYTTLGYVLAFLGGPALSLGLLVYCSLKFPSCLPTVAFLFGLVGLLGSVPSLFVLQTPVLPSDPLSWIWVGAAGLLALISLCMNYAVTKAHSALLCAVLNCEVVVALMLQYYVLHENMAPSDIIGAGVVLGSTVIITASNLSXEREGKVEQ; from the exons GCTCCCTACTTTAACCTGTCCGACTTCACACAGCCATCGCTGCCCTCCACTCCACCCAACCTCCCCTCGCACCAGCGCTGCCAGCCCTCTGACGCCACCAAGGGCTTGCTGCTGGCCCTGCTGTGTGTGGGCCCGCCTGCTAGCTTCGTAGGCCTCTTCACTCGTATGGCTTACCAGGCTTCCCACCTGCCCTCGCTGGAGCTGCTCGCCTGTCAATGCCTCTTTCATCTCCCTATGGCCCTGCTACTTAAACTGCGTGGTGACCCACTTCTGGGACCTCCTGATGGCCGAGGCCGGGCCAGCTTCCATGCGCTGCTCAGTGTCGTCAGCACTGGATGTGCCTACAGTGCGGTTCAGTTCGTTCCTGCTGGCACCGCTGCCACTATTAGCAAAGGTTCTTCCACCGTCTGCTCCACTATCCTCGCTCTCTGCCTTGAGAGCCAGGGTCTCAGTGGCTGCGACTGGTGTGGACTGGTGGGCAGCACCCTAAGAGTAATCATCATTGTGGGACCTGGACTAGGGACACTGCTGAAGGGGACCATGGGCCTCTACACCACCCTGGGCTATGTGCTGGCTTTCCTGGGAGGCCCGGCACTGTCCCTGGGGCTTCTGGTCTACTGTTCTCTGAAAttcccctcctgcctcccaacaGTGGCCTTCCTGTTTGGCTTGGTGGGGCTGCTGGGCTCTGTGCCAAGCCTCTTTGTGCTACAGACCCCTGTGCTGCCCAGTGATCCCCTGAGTTGGATTTGGGTGGGGGCAGCGGGGTTGCTTGCCTTAATCTCCTTGTGCATGAACTACGCGGTCACCAAGGCCCACTCTGCCCTGTTGTGCGCTGTCCTAAACTGTGAGGTGGTGGTGGCCCTTATGCTGCAGTATTATGTGCTCCATGAGAACATGGCACCTTCTGACATCATCGGGGCAGGGGTTGTGCTGGGCAGCACTGTCATCATCACAGCCAGCAACCTGA ttgagagggaagggaaggtggaGCAGTGA